CTGGTGTGTGCAAGGGTGGGAtgtgggaaggggctgggggcaccaTCCTGACTCCTACCTGCTGCTGGATTCTGTTGCTGAAGTATTTCTGGATGAGTTTGCGGCTGGTGGCGGAGCAGAGAGCCAGGTGGGTGTCCAGCGactgtggggaggaggagaggtgatGGTCAAGCACACGGATGTGTCCGCAGCCTGGGGCTGCCCTCCCTGGAGGGCACCCAAAGAAAACCCTTGGGAACCCTCCCCATTCCCAGCACCCCGTACCAGGAAGGCTGCAGTGTGGAGGGTCTCCAGCGGCAGCCCACAGCCCTCGGCATGGAAGCACAGCTCCAGGCTCTGGGGAGAAGGATGCTGTTAGGTGGCATCCAAACACTCACCcctgctggggaccccctgtCCCCCACCGGTACCTTCAGGGCACAATGCAGCTTCTTGTAGCGCTGGGCCGAGGGGACCTGCTGCGCCGTGGCTGCCGACAGCACGGCCAAGGTGTGATGCCAGAGGAGAGCGAGAAGGCTGCGAGGGTGAGGGAGGAAGGCTGTGAGCGGGTGTCCaggggagtgggctgggggctTTGGTCCTCGGCCGAGGGGCTTTGCAAAGCCCCAGAGGGAACCAGCTCATCCCACTGGGCTGAGCAGCCAGCCCCAAAGTGGGAAGTCCCCAAgccccatggggctggggggacgcTCCTGCTGAGGGACGGTGATGCTGCTGGCATCCGCCATGcatccccagcccccccgctTACCTTTTGAAGTTCTCCTGAACCAGATGCTCGTTGAGATACTGCAGCTCTGACTCCAGGAACTTCATGAGTGGGATGATGGACTGCAGCGAGAGGAGAGGGGCATTGGGGAGGGCACAGGGGGGCTGTAACcagcagggagagaggcagagctgctggccagagcgagcagggcaggagggggtcCAGAGGGGCTCCTTCCCACAGCGAGGATGTAGGCAGGCTGTGCCCAGTCTGGTCCTGCTGCCGACACTGGCATCAAATGAAGCGTATGGAGGTCTGGGCCCCATCACTGGTGTGTTCCATGCCCCAGgcgtggggcagggagaggtggggaagggTGATGGGCGCCTCCACCAGTGGGCAAGGGTTATTcacaactgcctgaaaaaaaatgggatgGAACAGACCACGCCAGGTACTTACGTCCTCTGGCTCCCGGGTGTTGTTGGAAGACGAGAGCTCCTGGATGTGTCTGGCGATGCCTTTTTCCAGCTGCCAAGGGAGAAATGCATGGAGGCGTTAGCATTTGCCCTCTGCACCAGCTTCTTCATGCCCAGGTCCACCTTGTCTCCGTCCCAGGAGCACTGTGGACTCCAGGTCCCCTTAGGTGAAACCTCCCCACTTCAGGCCAGGCAAGGGGCAACAGGGTCAGTGGCAGGTGGTCACCTTGGTGGCCAGGGCTTGCACCACGTCCTGGACCTCACGGTCCAGGCAGGAGACAGTGCTGTCAAGCTGGTTGTGCAGCGTGTTCTGGATCTGCTGCCGGTCGATGACAGCCCCCGTGCGCTGCTCCAGATGCGCCCAGTCCAGCTGCGATGGCAGCTTCAGGATCAGCAGCCGCAGCTGCTTGATGTTGTTCACCACgatgcagagctgcaggaggtgTTTCTGCTTCAGGGTGTCCCAGACTCCCTGGTGCATCCCCTGCTggctccctccccatccccatcctcatccccatctccatctccatccctgtccccacccctgtccccacccccagccccatcctcatcctcatcctcatcctcagcatccccctccccaacccaatccccatccccatcctaaccccaaccccatctccatccccacccccatctccatccccatcctgcTCCCCCTGCTTACACCATTTCCCTCTTGACTTTCCAGGATTACGGATATCAGGGGCCAGCTGATCCCCATGAAACCCAAACCGGGGATGTCAGCTGGGTGTTCAGCAGCTTGTCTCCCTCTCTAGCCCAAAACCATGGCCAAATCCTGCCTTTCCCTAGGCAGTGGACCCTGCCCCGATACCAACCCTGTTGGCCGCTTCACCCTCGTTTTGCTCGCTCAGCGACAGAGCCTCAGCCCTCTCCTTGATGAGGCGGCAGTACATCAGGGCGATTTTGCACATGTCCTGCAGGATAGAGAAGAAGCCAACGGGCCTGAGCTGGGCAACATGGGGACCACCACAGGGCCAGGGGACCCTGCCGCATCAGTGTGGGACACTAGCCCCATTGATGGAGACACATCTCcaagagcaggagaggaaacTCTGGCTGCTGATGCCCATGAGCATGGCATCTGCTGGCAGGGGCCAGTGTACAAACCTCCACGAGCTTCACCATGATCATGAAGGCTTCCTCAGGGTCCGGCCAGTTGAGCTGCTGCCAGGTCTTCACAATCTGGGCGTAGCAGGTGGACAGGTCCACAGTGGATGTGCTGTGCTTGTTGAGCTCCCCGAAGGGCGTCAGCTGAGAGGGCAGAGAAAGTAAAGGCAACTTAGCTTGTATGGAAAGAAGCCATCCCATGCAGGAGAGCTGCTCCTTTACTTTGGGGCGCTCTGGCCCATCGTCAGCTCCATATATCCCAATGTCATCACCCGGTCACTTTGGAGAGTGGAGGAGATGAGGATGGATGGAGCAGCCTGAGCTCCCTGCATGAGGCTGTCCTCCATCATACTCCAACCCAGCATGGCTGGATCACACTGAAGAGCAGGGCGAGGAGCCCGCAGCCCCAtggctgccttccctcccctcttcctaAAGGTCAGAAGTGAAGGGGATGCTCACAGCATGGCCAAAAGGCAGGTTCATCAACTTGCTCGAGCTGCCAGAGAGCAGTGAGGGAAGGGGCACGGGGATGCGGTGTGGGGCCAGGGTGGGATCAACCGGTCCAGGAGACCACATCCTTTGTTATGCATTTGGGACAGGAACCAGCCCACTCCTGGGCTCCAAGTGGCACCTACATGGTAGTCTCAATGCTGTgagccaggcacagcagcaaggcATGGAGGGAGCTGGAGTGTCCTCAAAGGACGGAGGGAAATGTTCTCCCCACATTACCTGGTCCATCTGGATGGCTCTCTGTGCTCTCTCCAGCGCGATGGTGTAGGCCTTCTGCAGCCACTGGGGCACAGCTTCCTTGAACCACTGGTGGAAATTGCTCAGAGCCAGAGGTCCATCCCTGTGGATGAAGGCAccagcttctccagctgcaCAGCAATGGCCCGGGGCCATCACCCCTCCTTGCTCTCACATACAAGAAACTGCCCCGAGGTGGAGGCAGCACGTAGCACCGTGCTAAGGAGAAACGTCCCCTTGTCTGGAAGTTGAGGTTTCCATCAACCCCACTCAGAAACAAGCCTGAAAGCCTTTTGGTGATGCTCACATTGACACCAGACACCAACAGCCTGGTTTGCCTTGTGTGTAATTAGTGATGTAGGTGAATGGGAAGGATTTAGAGTTCCTCTCAATTAACCGCTCGTTCCCTTGCTTTGGCATCTCTCCTCTCTGGGTTGGATACCTCTTTGGGAGGAAGTCCTTCATCTGATAGAGCTCCTGCAGGTTCATGTAGAGCTGGAAAAGGCTCTCGGCCGTGGGCTTGGACATGCTGCTGTCAACCTCGCGCAGCTGCTCCTGGACATGCTCTGCGACCTGGCAGTGAGcaagggaagggggggacaaCTGTTAGTGAGGGTCCAGCCATGAAGGCTTGGTCTGCTAGGGGGTCTCTGGAGCTGCGTGGTGAGGGTGAGCTCAGGGGACTCCTCTTCCTTTTGGGTGGCATTTCAGAAGATTCAtcggcctgtatcagaaatcgTGTGcccagcaggactagggaagggatcgtccccctgtactcagcactggcgaggccgcacctcgagtcctgtgttcagttttgggcccctcgctacaagacagacattgaggtgctggagcgtgtccagagaagaggaacaaagctggtgaagggtctagagcacaagtcttatgagaagcggctgagggaactggggctgtttagtctggagaaaaggaggcggaagggagaccttattgctctctacaactgcctgaaaggaggttgtagcgaggtgggggtcagtctcttctcccgAGTAACAGGCGATAGGACAAAAGggaatggcctcaagttgtgccaggggaggtttagattggatattaggaaaaatttcttcaccaaaacagttatcaagcattggcacaggctgcccagggaagtggttctgtgaccatccctggaggtatttaaaagatgtgtcgatgtggcacttagggacatggttttgtggtggacttggcagtgtgaggttaacggttggactcaatgaccttaaaggtcttttccaacctaaataattctatgattctaagtaaGCAGATGATAGTCACTTGATGGGCATGCAGGGAAAGATGGAGAGTTTCCCTGGCTTGCTCCCTTTCCAGGCTTGCAACAAGCAGTTGCCACCTGAAGTGTGGTGAAAAACCTCAGCCTGGCTTTAGACCTTAGTCCCACGagtgcagagcagcacagatttGCTCACCAGGCTCTCCAGCTCCAGGTAGGCGATGGAGAAGAGATTCAACTTCAAGGTGCTGCAAGAGAGAACCGGGCAGTCAGAagcctgccagccccagcccagcaaaCCCTCCCAGGCCATGCCCTTGCCGTAAGAGTGAGGACAGTACAGCTCTAAGAGACAGAGATGGGACCACAGATGCTATCCGCAGAGTCCAAGGGCCAAGGAATGAGGCATCAAAGTGCCCTGTTGCTCTTGACCCCAGGGAAGGTGGATGAGGGGGGATGAAGCTCCAAAACCTACTTGATGAAGAATTTATTCCAGATTTTCTGGCACTGCTGGAGATCTCCTACCACCTCCAGGAGGAGTCTGGACAAGGCTTTGCCATTCTCCTCCATGCTCTGCAAAGGAAGGAACAGCTTGTTTTGGATGCTCAGTGATTTTGAGATGACCTGGGCTCCATTCTGATCTGATTTATTCCTATTGATTGCATGTCTGGGCTGGGGACCACCTCCTGTTCTCCTGAGCGTTGCACCAAGGCCTTAAGCTTCAGTGCACATTGGCAGCTGCAGGTAACATGGCTCATGGTATTTTTAAGCTAGAAACCCGAATGCCTTGACTGTATCAGAAAACTGGAGAAGCCTCATCTCAGCCTTGTCTTCCCACCCCCTCCAGGCATCCCACCCCCAAGCCCAGCAAATTGCTTCTTATAATGTCAGCGAGGCAGAGGTGGGAACTGACCTTCACCATGGGCTTGAGGTGCTGCCTCTTCATGTGAAACCACTCCGTCGTGCCTGACTGCAAGAGAGGGGTCCTGGTGTGATggcagggaagcaggaggagcagggccAGCTCTGTCACCTGCTTCGCTCTCCCTGTCCCCTGGCTGTGGCCAGGACCCAGCTCCATGTGGTGGGAACCACAGGCTGGGACCGCCAGGTTGAAGAGGGGCAGGTAtttcccccgcccccagccacGGTGGTCCACGTGGCTTTGCTGAGGTGCGGGCACTgggcaggggatggaggggaagggagaccCGCAGGGTCCCacctccctggggctggggagggtgagACCCCTGGTCCCACTACCTTCAGCGCCGAGGAAACCGTCTGGGGGAGGTTGGGGCTGAGCGTGCACAGCTCACGgaaagctttcattttgcaCATCTGGACCAGGACCCTGCAGAAGGAGAACCTTGAGTGAAACCCAGCACCAGCCCGTCAGAAACAACCACCTCTCCCCCCAGAGACCCTACCCAAACAGACCTTCCCCTCCCAACAACATCCCTTACGGGGACCCCAGGACAAGGGACGGGACAGAACAAGTGTCACAGAAGCCTAGAAAGGGGCAGAAAAGGCTCACGCGAGTTTTTGCTCAAGCTTACAGGCTTGTCCATCACGGTGCCCAAGCCATACGACCCCAGGCACAGCTGGCACCAGTGCTCAACTCACCGGAGCAGGGACTGGAGCCTCTCTGTGGACCTCGGGAcagagagggggaaaatgaTGCGGTACCTCCGGATGAGGGAGACCCCGTAAGTCAGCAAGGACTGGAAGGactcagccagctctgctttctggggagaaggaaggaaacacaCGCCGCCCTTAGCAGCAGACAGAGATGCTGGCAGGACCACAGCACTGTGGCGGAGGGAGCTGGTGGCTCCCGTTCCTCTCCAGCCTGCTCTGAGGGTAGGAAAAGCCCGTGATGCCTTGGGTAACTTCTCGCCCCAGGGGCTGAACTGAGCTCTGCACTTAAATCTCATTGCTATGCATGAAAAATTCGGAGTCTCAGCAGGGTGCTGGGATGCCCTGGGAAAACAGGTCGGGAAAAGTAGGAATTGGGTCATATTTAAGTTTTGCGGGGGTTGTGATTGACTTGATGGCAGTAATGGAGGAGGATGTTGGTGCAAAGGGTAAGGGCTTCTGCACGGAGAGGGGAACAAACCCCCCCTAGGGCAAAAGGGCTCCCTGACCCATGGGTTGCCCTGGTCTCCATGGCTGGTTCTCCCCAGAAATGCCCTCCAGCTACTCTGGCACCCCTGTACCCCACAAGCTCCTGCCCTTCCTGGAACACAGGGAGGGAAACGGCCCCAGGAGCCAGGAGGAGAGGCTCGGGGTTGGATGCACGGGACATGTTTCCCCAATCTCTGCCCTCCTCGTGGTGCCGGAGCCCCCTCACCTGCTCTGGCCTCAGGCGCTCCTGCACCCACTGGTACTCGATGCTGGTGATCTGGTGGAGCAGGCAGTTGCTGTTGAACTCGAGGCTCTGGTAGAGCTTGCTGTACGCCAGCCACTGCCTGGGGAAGAGACAGAGGCTGGGCTGAGcccctgggggctgggggggcacccaggggccAGCGTGGGGCTCCCCCAGCCACGGCTACAGCTGGGATTGCAGGGGCAGGACCCAGGTctcgtggggctgggggcaatACCAGCCACGCTGAGCTCATGGGAGAGACCTGCTGCGGTCAGATGGCCCCCAGGGAAGGTGTCAGGGCCCTTGACCCCCCCCTCGATGCCGTATCGTGGCTCCCCAGGTGTGGGGTACTCACGCCATGACCTGGTGGAAGTCAGAGAGATCCTTCTGCGTGGCGTGCAGGTACAGCACGGTGCTGGCATGCCTGCTCAGCTCCCCGTCCCAGGCGATGCTGCCAGCCTGCGAGGATGCAAAAGGAGGGTGAGGTGTCCTGGAGCAAGCTGGGCTGAGCGAGGAGGGGGACAGGCACCGAGGGAGTGAGGGGATGTGTTTGCAGGACCACGGGAGGAACGAGTGCCCCATAAGGATgccaggcacaggcaggcaTCATCATGACCCTCCTCTCCATCACACTGCAGCAACGTCAGGCATGGTGGGCTCCAAAGGAAGCTCtcaccccagcccagctgctggaggactGCTTCTCCTCCTCGGTACCTGGTGCTGAAGGATCTCATAGgacaccagctgctgcaggaggtgacGATGGACAGTGTAGCTCGGCTGTGTCCGGCTGTTCGTGGTGGCCCTCTGAAAAAAGACAAGGCATAGAAGGAATAACCATAACTCGCCTGAACACACAGGGATGCAGTCAGAGTGGGAACACAGGAACCCAAAAAGCATGGGGCCAGAGAGCTCCATTTGAAGCTGAGCCAAGGGGTGCAGGTGCACCACGGTCAAGGCTCCCATGCTGGCACGGAGCTCAGGGGAGGGTCGAGCTGGTTTCCAGCACACGCAAACCCTGGTGCTGGCACCTCTGGTCTTGGGGCAGGGATCTGTGAGCCCAAATTAGGCCCCAGGGGACAGGCAGCTGTCCCATCCTGCCAAGGCAATGGAAAGGgatccccttccccatcccctcctACCTTCTTGTGAGTCAGCAGGAACTGCAGGTGACACTGTCCCCGGTTGGGGTACGTCTCCGTCCGTGGCTCCAGCTGGTACCACTGGTCATCCCAGCAGTGCAGGTCCTGCACCCACAGAGACAAGGGTGAAGCTCCGGGCAGCTTTCCTGGGGGAAGGATGCCACAGAGGGACCAGGTCCCACTGTGTTAATGGGGCAGAAAGGTGCTGTGTTGGGTAACTCTAGtactggattaaaaataaaagatgtacAATCACTGAGTGAGTGTGCTGTGAGTGACTGGGGCACCTGCGACCCAACTGAGGGACCTGGCATCAATTTGCAGCTCTGACCTGGAATCCTGGGTGAGCTCAGTACTGCCACAGGACTGGGATCCTGCCCGGACCCTGTGAGGTTTAACTGGTGCCTGGGGAGACACTTGGAGGAGGGGATGCACCGCAGCACTCACCTTCAGGCGAAGGACCACGTTCCCCAGGAAATCGTCCTGCCCTTTGTCTTTGCGAGCATCTTTAAAGATCCTGAAAGGCATGAACGAAGGAGGGGGTGTAAAGGTTTCCTGCAACCATGATCCAGCTGTGGTTGAGGCAAAGAAGGGTGATGCAGacctgctgccctccctccctccttccaaaGGTACTTTCTAAAATCCAGCAGACAAATAAGCATTTTCCAAACCCTCTTTCCTCAGCAGCCATTAAGGCCACGCCAGCACCAACCGTTTGAGGCCATGGAGGTCCGTCAGCTCCCCCAGCTTGTGCCGCACCGACTCCACCGTGTCCGAGTCCCTGCAAGGGCAGGCAGCGAAACCCACCgcgggggggaaaggaagaaattcaggCAATTGCAAAACAGTTCAGGGAGTTGCAGTGACAGCAGAAAAGGGAAGGTGCTGAGGTGGGGGAATGTGTCAGGACTGAGGccacccccaaaaccagctGTCCAGCCAAAATCTGCAAGCACATGCCTTCTTTCCATAAATAAAATCAGGGCTCGGGATCAGCCCTGCCTGGGCAAAGCCAGCTTGGGGTCTCTGCGCGCGCTGGTTGTATCCTGCGCTGTGCACTGCTCCACCAGAAAGTGATGGGGAGAAAGGGGTCCCCAGCTGGTTTCTGGGGCTTTTTAAAGCGTGCAGGTTGAAGGAGCACCCCAGGGAGCCTCCTGGGAGGCAAGACCCTGCTCAGGGCCAGGGGTCAGTGTcgctggctggggatgctgccGCTCACCACATGTCCAGGTGGAAGCTGGCCGTCTCCGTGTCTTCAAACTCCCTGCAAGGCACAAGCGGGATGCTGTTACTCGAGCAGCATCTGAGGGaccagcagcaagcaggcaggaCAGCTGGGGATTACAAGCAGGAGGCTCCTCCCTGGGGGAGACCCCAAACCACCCCGCACAGCCTGGCGAAGAGGTAGGAGAGCCCCAACGGAAGGATTTTTGCCAcgcttttgtttttcacttccCTGGACCTGCTGCAGGGGTCAGACCAGAAGCCTGGCAAGCCCCAGCAGGCAATGCCCCGGCAGAGCCCCAGCTCCTGGTTGGGGTGAGTGGGGAAACCCCCCATCCACCCCCAAGAGCCCTGGGCAACCCTTCCAGCCCCCCCAGTGAGCAAAGCCCAGGGGTGGTATATTACAGGATAAATGTCTCGTCCCACACCGGGCTGAGGGTCTGGTTTATGACTTGTGTGCGATGGATCTGGTCTTCAGGGATGAGGTCTTTGACCACAGCCTTCATCCGCTTTTTGTGGTCAGGGTGGGCCGGTTCCTGGCTTTTGGCCTCAATGCCCAGCAGGCAGTATGGGTCGCTGAACCCTGCGAGGGCAGAAGCATGCAAGTCCCTGTCGAGAGCAGCGGCTGTCCCTTTTCCGATGGGACACCCACCCATCTCCACTTACCGCTGACGTCTTTACCCAAAATCCCCTTGGCTTCCTTCACAGTTGCTTTTAGGCAGAAAATTGGGCTCtggaagaatgaaagaaataatgattAATGTGGGGAGGGTCATCAACCCTGCGAGGAAGGATGGGGCTCGAGCAGGATCACACCGTCAGCTGCCGCTCAGGCCAGCAAACAGCTCCTGGGTGACTCCCCCAGCGCACCCCGTACCCCAAAGCCTGAACATGGGTGCTGAgaggcactgcagccccccagcaccaccccaATATGGGGACCctcccctgggctgcagcatACTGGGAGGACACCATCTCACTGCGTACCTCCAGTTCCTTGACCTGCTGCATGATGACGCTGTGCTCCTCCGCATCCATGCCAAAAGCCTGTGTAGATATCAGGGCCGGTAATGGATGCTGCCCTGTTAAtggtggctggagagcagccaggGACTTCCCTCCGCTCCCTGGGAGCCAACTGCAGCTCGAGGGGAGAGGATAGGAGCAAAGACCCCAGGAGAAGGGCTGGGGATGAGCTGAAAGCTCTTGAGGGAGAGCCTTCTTCCCACCATCCTGAGcttaagataaatatttatccCTAAGGCTAATATTTCCCAGCCATAAGCTGTCCCAGCCCTCCAGCTGGATACTGCTGCTACATCTTTTAAGGTGCTTGTCAAAAACTCCCGGAGTGCCCCCCACCATCCCCTTTAGCTGGGAGGATGGGCGTCTCAGGGGACAGGTTTTGAGGACCTCATCAGGGAGATGGGGACCCACCTTTTGCACATAGGCATAGAGTTCCTGGGCATCCGCGACGTGGTGCTGCTCGGGCTTGCCCAGGCGGTGCAGGATGGTGTAGAGGACCTCCTCATAGAGCAGGGCCAGCTGCAGGGGGAGCGCCGACACCTCGCACAGGGCCAGGCCAGTGGGGACTTGCTCCATGCATCCCCCAACATTAGTGGGATGACTCCCCAACCCAGCTCCCCGCCAGTCCCTGCCATCCCCCCTGCTAGCATCCAACCCTGCCTGGCCACCACTGGCTGTCCCTGGGGAGCATCTTCAGGAGCTGAGCCATGTCCCCAAGCCCCAGCAGCGCTGCCAGCCCCTCCAGTGCCACCAAGGGAGACCGTGGCGGGGCCACGCTCATACCTCTCTCTTGGAGAACCGGTGGGACAGATCCATCtagagaaagagaagcagagaggtTTCCCGTCAGGTC
This region of Buteo buteo chromosome 13, bButBut1.hap1.1, whole genome shotgun sequence genomic DNA includes:
- the UNC13D gene encoding protein unc-13 homolog D isoform X2, which produces MDLSHRFSKRELALLYEEVLYTILHRLGKPEQHHVADAQELYAYVQKAFGMDAEEHSVIMQQVKELESPIFCLKATVKEAKGILGKDVSGFSDPYCLLGIEAKSQEPAHPDHKKRMKAVVKDLIPEDQIHRTQVINQTLSPVWDETFILEFEDTETASFHLDMWDSDTVESVRHKLGELTDLHGLKRIFKDARKDKGQDDFLGNVVLRLKDLHCWDDQWYQLEPRTETYPNRGQCHLQFLLTHKKRATTNSRTQPSYTVHRHLLQQLVSYEILQHQAGSIAWDGELSRHASTVLYLHATQKDLSDFHQVMAQWLAYSKLYQSLEFNSNCLLHQITSIEYQWVQERLRPEQKAELAESFQSLLTYGVSLIRRYRIIFPLSVPRSTERLQSLLRVLVQMCKMKAFRELCTLSPNLPQTVSSALKSGTTEWFHMKRQHLKPMVKSMEENGKALSRLLLEVVGDLQQCQKIWNKFFINTLKLNLFSIAYLELESLVAEHVQEQLREVDSSMSKPTAESLFQLYMNLQELYQMKDFLPKRDGPLALSNFHQWFKEAVPQWLQKAYTIALERAQRAIQMDQLTPFGELNKHSTSTVDLSTCYAQIVKTWQQLNWPDPEEAFMIMVKLVEDMCKIALMYCRLIKERAEALSLSEQNEGEAANRLCIVVNNIKQLRLLILKLPSQLDWAHLEQRTGAVIDRQQIQNTLHNQLDSTVSCLDREVQDVVQALATKLEKGIARHIQELSSSNNTREPEDSIIPLMKFLESELQYLNEHLVQENFKSLLALLWHHTLAVLSAATAQQVPSAQRYKKLHCALKSLELCFHAEGCGLPLETLHTAAFLSLDTHLALCSATSRKLIQKYFSNRIQQQLDTSSEKYGAVTIKALYRPSEQKLRVEVLNAVNLIPLDSNGSSDPFVQLTLEPRHEFPEVVARTTQCKRNELHPLFDEAFDFLIPPEKCRQEGACLLLTVFDYDTLGANDLEGEAFFPLCHLPGLDADEDQADAGRVPQTRLPLMHPKPTGDEILRLLESRKGDKEAQAFVKLRKQRAKQSKETE
- the UNC13D gene encoding protein unc-13 homolog D isoform X1; translation: MDAAGETPTGTLPGEEIPEMDLSHRFSKRELALLYEEVLYTILHRLGKPEQHHVADAQELYAYVQKAFGMDAEEHSVIMQQVKELESPIFCLKATVKEAKGILGKDVSGFSDPYCLLGIEAKSQEPAHPDHKKRMKAVVKDLIPEDQIHRTQVINQTLSPVWDETFILEFEDTETASFHLDMWDSDTVESVRHKLGELTDLHGLKRIFKDARKDKGQDDFLGNVVLRLKDLHCWDDQWYQLEPRTETYPNRGQCHLQFLLTHKKRATTNSRTQPSYTVHRHLLQQLVSYEILQHQAGSIAWDGELSRHASTVLYLHATQKDLSDFHQVMAQWLAYSKLYQSLEFNSNCLLHQITSIEYQWVQERLRPEQKAELAESFQSLLTYGVSLIRRYRIIFPLSVPRSTERLQSLLRVLVQMCKMKAFRELCTLSPNLPQTVSSALKSGTTEWFHMKRQHLKPMVKSMEENGKALSRLLLEVVGDLQQCQKIWNKFFINTLKLNLFSIAYLELESLVAEHVQEQLREVDSSMSKPTAESLFQLYMNLQELYQMKDFLPKRDGPLALSNFHQWFKEAVPQWLQKAYTIALERAQRAIQMDQLTPFGELNKHSTSTVDLSTCYAQIVKTWQQLNWPDPEEAFMIMVKLVEDMCKIALMYCRLIKERAEALSLSEQNEGEAANRLCIVVNNIKQLRLLILKLPSQLDWAHLEQRTGAVIDRQQIQNTLHNQLDSTVSCLDREVQDVVQALATKLEKGIARHIQELSSSNNTREPEDSIIPLMKFLESELQYLNEHLVQENFKSLLALLWHHTLAVLSAATAQQVPSAQRYKKLHCALKSLELCFHAEGCGLPLETLHTAAFLSLDTHLALCSATSRKLIQKYFSNRIQQQLDTSSEKYGAVTIKALYRPSEQKLRVEVLNAVNLIPLDSNGSSDPFVQLTLEPRHEFPEVVARTTQCKRNELHPLFDEAFDFLIPPEKCRQEGACLLLTVFDYDTLGANDLEGEAFFPLCHLPGLDADEDQADAGRVPQTRLPLMHPKPTGDEILRLLESRKGDKEAQAFVKLRKQRAKQSKETE